Proteins co-encoded in one Capnocytophaga ochracea DSM 7271 genomic window:
- a CDS encoding BtrH N-terminal domain-containing protein gives MTIDFEHKQSAHCENGVASNLLHFNGVELSEPMVFGIGSGLLFFYFPWIRVNEAPAISYRTMPGHIFSKVAKRLGFKVKRQKFSSAEKAQQALDDNLAKGIPTGLQVGVFNLPYFPDEYRFHFNAHNLVVYGKEDGKYLISDPVIPYTTTLTPEELSKVRFANGVLAPKGHLYYPTHLPKELQLEKAIWKGIKQTCSTMLAPVPIVGVAGIKKLSKDILKWHRKKGAKTTNHYLAQLIRMQEEIGTGGAGFRFIYGAFLQEAGKLLKNDALLELSKEITDIGDAWRDFAVAIARVYKNRSTQADVYNALSQQLYTIAEREETFFKKLKAVSKK, from the coding sequence ATGACAATAGATTTTGAACATAAACAGTCGGCGCACTGTGAAAATGGAGTGGCATCTAATTTGTTGCACTTCAATGGAGTGGAACTGAGTGAACCGATGGTCTTTGGGATTGGGTCGGGACTGTTGTTCTTCTACTTTCCTTGGATAAGAGTGAACGAAGCCCCTGCTATTAGTTACCGCACGATGCCGGGACACATTTTTAGCAAAGTAGCCAAACGCTTAGGATTTAAGGTGAAACGCCAAAAATTCTCTTCTGCTGAAAAGGCACAACAAGCCCTTGATGACAATCTTGCCAAGGGTATCCCTACCGGCTTGCAAGTGGGGGTGTTCAACCTACCTTATTTCCCCGATGAGTACCGCTTTCATTTCAACGCACATAACTTAGTGGTTTATGGCAAAGAAGACGGCAAGTACCTTATTAGCGACCCTGTGATTCCTTATACTACGACCCTTACGCCTGAGGAACTCAGCAAAGTGCGTTTTGCCAATGGGGTATTGGCACCCAAAGGACACCTCTACTACCCTACTCATTTACCCAAAGAGCTTCAGTTGGAAAAGGCAATATGGAAGGGTATCAAGCAGACGTGCAGTACGATGCTCGCTCCTGTGCCCATAGTGGGTGTAGCAGGAATTAAGAAACTCAGCAAGGATATACTGAAATGGCACCGCAAGAAAGGTGCAAAGACTACCAATCACTACCTCGCCCAGCTGATACGTATGCAGGAAGAGATAGGTACTGGGGGTGCGGGATTTAGGTTTATCTACGGTGCTTTTTTGCAAGAAGCAGGTAAACTCCTGAAAAACGATGCTTTATTAGAACTCTCTAAAGAAATTACCGATATAGGCGATGCGTGGCGCGATTTTGCGGTAGCCATAGCCCGCGTATACAAAAACCGTAGTACCCAAGCTGATGTCTATAACGCTCTCTCACAGCAGTTGTACACCATAGCCGAGCGGGAAGAAACGTTTTTTAAGAAACTGAAAGCGGTAAGTAAAAAATAA